A section of the Callospermophilus lateralis isolate mCalLat2 chromosome 16, mCalLat2.hap1, whole genome shotgun sequence genome encodes:
- the LOC143382219 gene encoding lymphocyte antigen 6H isoform X2 yields MLPAAMKSLGLALLALLLCPAPAHGLWCQDCTLTTNSSHCTPKQCQPSDTVCASVRITDPSSSRKDHSVNKMCASSCDFVKRHFFSDYLMGFINSGILRVDVECCGKDLCNQAAAGGCSPWALAGGLLLSLGPALLWAGP; encoded by the exons ATGCTGCCCGCAGCCATGAAGAGCCTGGGCCTGGCGCTGCTGGCCTTGCTGCTGTGTCCCGCGCCGG CTCATGGCCTGTGGTGCCAGGACTGCACCCTGACCACCAACTCCAGCCATTGCACCCCGAAGCAGTGCCAGCCATCGGATACTGTGTGTGCAAGTGTCCGGATCACCGACCCCAGCAGCA GCAGGAAGGATCACTCCGTGAACAAGATGTGTGCGTCCTCCTGTGACTTCGTCAAGCGGCACTTTTTCTCAGACTATCTGATGGGGTTCATTAACTCTGGGATCTTGAGAGTCGACGTGGAGTGCTGTGGGAAGGACTTGTGCAACCAGGCAGCCGCTGGGGGGTGCAGCCCCTGGGCCCTGGCTGGGGGGCTCCTGCTCAGCCTGGGGCCTGCCCTCCTCTGGGCTGGGCCCTGA
- the LOC143382219 gene encoding uncharacterized protein LOC143382219 isoform X1: MDIGQHDSALFHSLIYLKNAEKIDSIFRTSSVFSQATQRRSTEMFSCCSPILPVSPGQLCDPELGAQPLCSRRSSENFQGDLSQAEGEGILPTPGETEGHHSPRRARRPSPECGHPRDVSAPPDPEARARRPDPR; this comes from the exons ATGGACATTGGTCAGCATGACAGTGCCTTGTTCCATTCTTTAATATATCTtaagaatgctgagaagattgacTCTATCTTTCGTACTTCCAGTGTA TTCTCCCAAGCTACACAGAGGAGGAGCACTGAGATGTTTAGCTGCTGCAGCCCGATATTGCCTGTGTCACCTGGTCAACTGTGTGACCCTGAGCTGGGAGCTCAACCTCTGTGCAG TCGACGTTCTTCCGAGAATTTCCAAGGGGATCTCAGCCAAGCGGAGGGGGAAGGGATCCTGCCCACGCCTGG GGAGACCGAAGGGCACCACTCCCCGCGCCGCGCACGCCGCCCGAGCCCGGAGTGCGGACACCCCAGGGATGTGAGTGCGCCCCCCGACCCCGAGGCCCGCGCTCGACGCCCTGATCCGCGGTGA